Proteins found in one Gimesia chilikensis genomic segment:
- a CDS encoding aldose 1-epimerase family protein, with protein MKPTQILFTDVSSQTWIEKVHLNSESHPEFSKQSDWSVDKRPLHGGPSEGVDLIEVNNGRLKLNIIPTRGMGVWNGIFDEIPLGWNSPVKAPVNPALVNLSERGGLGWLSGFNELICRCGLISMGPPGTDDGGNPLESELTLHGRIANTPAHFVSVELDPADGGWIRITGRMTEGMLFGSQLQLESTLETQLGSESFTIRDQVKNVGASDAESELLYHINVGAPFLEAGAQFAIPFEEMAPRDPRAAEGVTAYQTYLGPTPGYAEQAYYFKPIADEQGLTPALLSGREGGIGFLVEFVQAKLPCFTLWKNTQPEAAGYVTGLEPGINYPNFRATEREQGRLKALQPGESYEAEFKISILNNSDSVDAIRQKITKLSQQSPSVVHESPHPRFS; from the coding sequence ATGAAACCAACTCAGATTTTGTTCACTGACGTGAGTTCTCAGACCTGGATCGAGAAGGTCCATCTGAATTCAGAGAGTCACCCTGAGTTTTCAAAGCAATCAGATTGGTCTGTTGACAAACGACCATTGCATGGAGGTCCATCTGAGGGAGTAGACCTGATTGAAGTCAATAACGGGCGTTTAAAGCTCAATATCATCCCTACCAGGGGTATGGGAGTCTGGAACGGGATATTTGATGAGATCCCTCTCGGTTGGAATTCCCCTGTCAAAGCTCCGGTCAATCCTGCATTGGTTAACCTCTCAGAACGGGGAGGTCTGGGCTGGCTGAGTGGATTTAATGAACTGATTTGTCGATGTGGGCTGATTTCCATGGGCCCCCCTGGAACAGATGATGGCGGCAACCCGCTTGAGTCGGAACTGACTCTGCATGGTCGCATCGCGAATACTCCTGCCCATTTTGTCTCAGTCGAACTGGATCCTGCAGACGGGGGATGGATACGAATCACCGGACGCATGACAGAGGGCATGCTGTTTGGCAGCCAGTTGCAGTTGGAATCAACCCTGGAGACTCAATTGGGCTCTGAATCATTTACAATCAGAGACCAGGTTAAGAATGTTGGTGCCAGTGACGCAGAATCCGAACTGCTTTATCACATCAATGTGGGGGCACCATTTCTAGAAGCTGGAGCTCAATTCGCGATCCCTTTTGAAGAAATGGCTCCACGCGATCCCCGTGCTGCAGAGGGTGTTACGGCTTACCAGACCTATCTGGGGCCGACTCCAGGTTATGCTGAACAAGCCTACTATTTTAAACCCATCGCCGACGAGCAGGGGCTTACCCCTGCCTTGCTGTCTGGTAGAGAGGGTGGAATAGGGTTTCTGGTGGAGTTCGTGCAGGCGAAACTACCCTGTTTTACGCTCTGGAAAAATACTCAACCCGAAGCCGCTGGCTATGTGACTGGCCTGGAACCTGGCATCAATTACCCTAATTTTCGTGCTACAGAACGGGAACAGGGGCGGCTTAAGGCATTACAGCCCGGTGAGAGTTATGAGGCAGAATTCAAAATCTCCATTTTGAATAATTCAGATTCGGTTGATGCCATCCGCCAGAAAATCACGAAACTAAGTCAACAGAGTCCGTCTGTGGTACACGAGTCGCCACATCCCCGGTTTTCCTGA